The genomic interval TTGGTAAAGAGGCAATCGACACATTAGTGAAGCACATGGAAGACCATCACAATGATTTTGTTTTGATCCTGGCAGGATATCCGCACGAGATGGATCGTTTTTTGACACTTAATCCCGGATTAAAATCAAGGTTTCCATTTATCCTCGATTTTCAGGACTATGATATTGATCAGCTTACCAACATTGCCAGACAAATGGTGCAGGATCGTGAATATGAATTAACGAGAGAGGCAGAATGGAAACTGCGGACACATTTATATAAAAAGAAGCGAGAAACAGCCATTAATTTTTCGAACGCTCGCTACATCCGCAATGTTATTGAACAATCTATCAGGCATCATGCTGTACGATTATTGAATCAGGAAACATTTTCACCGGATGATTTGATTTTTCTGACCGGTACCGATTTGTCGTTAGATGACCAATAATGTAATATCTGCTATGATAAAGTTAAGGCTTTTTAAGTATTAGTATTACAGGAAGTGATTGATAGATGGCCGAACGAATATTGATTATTGCTGTAAAAATGCCAAGCGAAAATGAAAAACGATTTGAATCATCACTCGAGGAGCTTGTTTCACTTTGTAAAACCGCTGGGGGCTTTGTTGAAAAGACCATCACGCAAAATCGCCAAAAGATACACCCTGCTTACTATATCGGTGAGGGAAAACTAGCCGAAATTAAAGAAGCGGCTGAAGAACTGGATATTGATCTAATTGTCTCCAACGATGAACTTTCGCCGGGTCAACTGCGTAATCTGAGCGATCAATCCGGGTTTCAGGTTATTGACCGGAGCCAGCTAATATTGGATATTTTCGCCCAGCGTGCACGTACAAAAGAAGGTAAATTGCAAGTCGAACTCGCCCAGCTTCAGTATACATTGCCAAGATTACGCGGTAGAGGCGAGGAAATGTCTCGTCTTGGTGCCGGCATAGGAACACGTGGTCCAGGTGAAACAAAACTAGAAACCGATCAGCGACATATTCGAGGCCGGATTGATGATATTAAACGGCAATTGAAGATGGTTGTTCGTCAGCGGGAACAATATCGCCAACGAAGAAAAGCCAATGAGGTCTTCCAGATTGCGATTGTCGGGTATACAAATGCGGGCAAATCCACCCTTTTTAACCGACTGACACAAAGTGATTCGGTTGCCGAAGATCAACTGTTTGCTACACTTGATCCACTGACACGCCAGATTCAACTTCCATCTGGTTTTCAGACGCTCATTACTGATACAGTCGGCTTTATTCAGGATTTGCCGACATCACTTATTGCATCCTTCCGATCCACGCTGGAAGAAGTGGCTGAAGCGGACTTTATTTTGCATATTGTTGATATGTCTAATCCGGATCTAGAGCAGCAGGAGCGAACTGTCCACAACCTGCTGCTTGAGCTGGAGGCGGACACGATTCCAATGCTAACTGTTTATAACAAAAAAGATTTAATAGCCGATGATTTTATACCAACAAATCATCCGTATATCCTGATAAGTGCACATTATTCGGATGATATGAATCGACTTCTGGAAAAAATAGAGGAAGTGTTGAAGACCGAGTGGGATTGGTATTCGGTATCATTACGACCTGATCAAGGAGATTTGTTGCACCGTATGGAAAAAGGAACGATTATGACAGAACGATCATTTGCTGAAGACCAGAACATGTATATGTTACAGGGATATATCCGTCATGATCATCCACTGAAAGGCTTATTAAAGGAGTTTTGATGATAAATGATAAATAAGTTACTGACACAAGCAGAAAAAGACTGTACAAATAGGCATGCAGATGTTTCTAGGCTGGTTGAGATTAATCAGAAACGAATTCTTAACGCCTTCATTAACAACCGTGTCAGTGACAGTCACTTCCATTCGACGACAGGATATGGATATGATGATCTTGGCCGGGAAACACTAGAGGCGCTGTATGCTGAGGTTTTCGGAGGAGAGGATGCGTTAGTCCGCCCCCAGATTGTTTCTGGTACACACGCTATCTCCACCACCTTGTTTGGACTTCTCCGGCCTGGTGATGAACTGTTATATATTACGGGCAAACCATATGATACGCTCGAATCCGTCATCGGCATCAATGGAGATGAATCTGGCTCATTGACGGATTTTCATATTACATATAATCAGGTGGAGTTGCAGGATAATGGATCCGTTGACTTTGAGGGAATTAAACGGAAAATATCTCCGGAAACGGCTGTTGTTGCTATACAACGTTCCAAGGGATATGATGATAGACCATCGTTTACTATTGCAGATATCGAGGAAATGATTACCTTTGTAAAAGAAATAAATAAAGATATTTCAGTATTTGTTGACAATTGTTATGGTGAATTTGTTGAAGAGCGAGAACCGATGCATGTCGGTGCGGATGTCATCGCCGGATCATTGATTAAAAATCCTGGTGGCGGAATTGTAAGGGCAGGGGGGTATATTGTCGGCCGAGAAGATCTTGTACAGCAATGCGCTAACAGACTGACTGCTCCGGGCCTAGGAAAAGAAACTGGTGCAACATTACATATATTGCAGGAAATGTTTCAAGGTTTGTTCATGGCACCACTGATTGTTGGAGAAGCATTAAAAGGCGCTATATTAACAGCAAGATTTTTGGATTTAGCCGGTTTTAAGACTTCCCCGGGCTATCAGGCAAAACGTACGGATTTGATACAGTCTGTAACATTTAATAGCGCCGAACTTATGATAGCATTCTGTCAGGCAATCCAGGCACATTCGCCGGTGAATGCTTTTGTAAAGCCTTATCCGTCTGCAATGCCTGGATATGAGGATGAGGTAATTATGGCTGCTGGCACATTCATTCAAGGAGCCAGTCTTGAACTGACGGCGGACGGGCCAATTCGCGAACCATATATGGCTTTTATCCAGGGTGGACTGACATATGCACACGTAAAACTCTCCCTAGAAGCCGCCATGCAGGAGCTAGTACAAAAAGAACTAATTACGCAATAAAAAAGAGCTATACAAGCTCTTTTTTTAATTGATGATGTAAAGAAACCTTACATGGAATTGACAATAAAATTAACATTTGATAATCTTATTTTCATAAAGAAAGGGGGATTTCTAATGAATGATCAGGATCGGCGTTCGATGCCGTTGTTTTCTATAAGTATCGTCAAGCAGCTGACAGAACTAACAGCTAGGCAAATCCGATATTATGAATCGCATGGTTTAATTACCCCGGCAAGAACTTCCGGTAATCAGCGTTTATTTTCCTTTAACGATGTTGATTGTTTGTTAGAAATAAAAAAATTACTGGATAAAGGAGTTAATTTGGCTGGAATTAAAAAAATTATGCTTTCAGATGACAAGTGTGACAGAAAGGAAATGGCGGCAAGTCATGACTTATCTGACCGTGAACTTCGAAAATATTTGAAAGTGAAATTGACCGAGACCACTATACCCGGCAGATCTCATTTGCACCGGGGTGAATTATCCAGGTTTTTTCAATGAAAATTAACCTATACTTAGGAGGAAACTGAATGTCTGACAGTCTGACAAGAGAACAAATAATGAAAAAAATCGAGGAGGAAAACGTCCAGTTCATCCGTCTACAATTCACTGACATGCTGGGAACAATAAAAAATGTTGAAATTCCTCTCAGTCAGCTCGACAAAGCATTAGATAATAAAATGATGTTTGACGGATCATCCATCGAAGGGTTCGTACGGATAGAGGAGTCAGACATGTATTTGCACCCTGACCTTGATACATTTGTTGTTTTCCCTTGGACATCTGAAAAAGGGAAAGTGGCACGGTTCATCTGTGATATTTATAATCCGGATGGCACGCCATTTGGAGGCTGTCCACGGTATAACCTGAAACGCAATTTGCAGAAAATGGAGGAATTAGGTTTTGATGCTTTCAATATTGGAACAGAACCGGAATTCTTTTTATTCAAATTAGATGAAAAAGGTGACCCATCGCTGGAATTGAATGATCGTGGCGGGTATTTTGATCTCGCACCAACGGATTTAGGGGAAAACTGTCGACGTGATATTGTGCTGGAATTGGAAGAAATGGGTTTCGAGATTGAGGCATCCCATCATGAAGGAGCACCAGGTCAGCACGAAATTGACTTTAAATACTCAGATGCAGTAAAACATGCAGACGATATTCAAACATTCAAATTGGTAGTGAAAACGATAGCGAGAAAACATAATCTCCACGCAACTTTTATGCCAAAACCGCTGTTTGGTGTCAATGGTTCCGGTATGCATGTGAATATGTCCTTGTTTAAAAATGGGGAAAACAGCTTTTTTGATCAACAAGGTGATATGCAGCTCAGTGAAATTGCATACCAGTTTACTGCTGGGATGATCAAACATGCTACCAATTTCACGGCCGTTACAAACCCGACTGTTAATTCCTATAAACGACTTGTTCCAGGTTATGAAGCACCATGCTACGTTGCCTGGTCGGGGACAAACCGAAGCCCACTTGTCCGTATTCCTTATTCCAGAGGGTTAAGTACACGGATTGAGGTCAGAAGTGTTGATCCATCGGCTAATCCGTATATGGCTATGTCTGTATTGCTAGCGAGTGGACTTGATGGGATTCAAAATAAACTAAACCCACCGACGGCAGTTGACAGAAATATTTATATGATGGACAGAAAAGAACGTGAGCAGAACGGTATAAAAGATTTACCTGCAACCTTAATGGATGCACTGGAAGCGTTACAGCAAGATCAAATAATCATTGATGCCTTGGGTGAGCATTTGTTTGAACATTTTATTGAGGCCAAAGAAATCGAGTGGGAAATGTTCCGCACAACTGTACACCCTTGGGAAAGAGAACAGTATTTGAGTACGTACTAAAGTGAATATTGACCTCTCATATGCTTATGTTAGCTTATGAGAGGTCTTTTTTCTTTTAGTGTTACCTTGTTGGAAGAGGTAGTATAAACAATTTAATGTATAGCCTTGATTATGTGTTGACAAGACATTGTTATTTTTGACGAGAATCTCACCTCTAATCAATGTTACGGTACAATCCAACCACTTTGCCTAAAATGGTTACATTGGGATAAATGAGCGGATCCATCGTCGCATTCTCCGGCTGGAGTCGTATGCAATCTTTTTCTTTGAAGAATCGCTTGACGGTTGCTTCATCTTCATCTGTCATAGCAACAACAATGTCCCCGTTTTGTGCTGTGCTCTGCTGTCTAACGATGACCATATCTTCATCAAGTATTCCGGCTTCTATCATACTTTCTCCTTCAATAATAAGAACAAACAAATTTTCTTCCGTACCACCCGAAATAGATCCCGGCAGTGGCACAAACTGCTCAATATTTTCTACTGCAGTGATGGGCAGTCCTGCT from Lentibacillus cibarius carries:
- the hflX gene encoding GTPase HflX, producing the protein MAERILIIAVKMPSENEKRFESSLEELVSLCKTAGGFVEKTITQNRQKIHPAYYIGEGKLAEIKEAAEELDIDLIVSNDELSPGQLRNLSDQSGFQVIDRSQLILDIFAQRARTKEGKLQVELAQLQYTLPRLRGRGEEMSRLGAGIGTRGPGETKLETDQRHIRGRIDDIKRQLKMVVRQREQYRQRRKANEVFQIAIVGYTNAGKSTLFNRLTQSDSVAEDQLFATLDPLTRQIQLPSGFQTLITDTVGFIQDLPTSLIASFRSTLEEVAEADFILHIVDMSNPDLEQQERTVHNLLLELEADTIPMLTVYNKKDLIADDFIPTNHPYILISAHYSDDMNRLLEKIEEVLKTEWDWYSVSLRPDQGDLLHRMEKGTIMTERSFAEDQNMYMLQGYIRHDHPLKGLLKEF
- a CDS encoding aminotransferase class I/II-fold pyridoxal phosphate-dependent enzyme yields the protein MINKLLTQAEKDCTNRHADVSRLVEINQKRILNAFINNRVSDSHFHSTTGYGYDDLGRETLEALYAEVFGGEDALVRPQIVSGTHAISTTLFGLLRPGDELLYITGKPYDTLESVIGINGDESGSLTDFHITYNQVELQDNGSVDFEGIKRKISPETAVVAIQRSKGYDDRPSFTIADIEEMITFVKEINKDISVFVDNCYGEFVEEREPMHVGADVIAGSLIKNPGGGIVRAGGYIVGREDLVQQCANRLTAPGLGKETGATLHILQEMFQGLFMAPLIVGEALKGAILTARFLDLAGFKTSPGYQAKRTDLIQSVTFNSAELMIAFCQAIQAHSPVNAFVKPYPSAMPGYEDEVIMAAGTFIQGASLELTADGPIREPYMAFIQGGLTYAHVKLSLEAAMQELVQKELITQ
- a CDS encoding MerR family transcriptional regulator, with protein sequence MNDQDRRSMPLFSISIVKQLTELTARQIRYYESHGLITPARTSGNQRLFSFNDVDCLLEIKKLLDKGVNLAGIKKIMLSDDKCDRKEMAASHDLSDRELRKYLKVKLTETTIPGRSHLHRGELSRFFQ
- the glnA gene encoding type I glutamate--ammonia ligase, producing MSDSLTREQIMKKIEEENVQFIRLQFTDMLGTIKNVEIPLSQLDKALDNKMMFDGSSIEGFVRIEESDMYLHPDLDTFVVFPWTSEKGKVARFICDIYNPDGTPFGGCPRYNLKRNLQKMEELGFDAFNIGTEPEFFLFKLDEKGDPSLELNDRGGYFDLAPTDLGENCRRDIVLELEEMGFEIEASHHEGAPGQHEIDFKYSDAVKHADDIQTFKLVVKTIARKHNLHATFMPKPLFGVNGSGMHVNMSLFKNGENSFFDQQGDMQLSEIAYQFTAGMIKHATNFTAVTNPTVNSYKRLVPGYEAPCYVAWSGTNRSPLVRIPYSRGLSTRIEVRSVDPSANPYMAMSVLLASGLDGIQNKLNPPTAVDRNIYMMDRKEREQNGIKDLPATLMDALEALQQDQIIIDALGEHLFEHFIEAKEIEWEMFRTTVHPWEREQYLSTY
- the lexA gene encoding transcriptional repressor LexA; this encodes MTKLSKRQEAILDFIKERVSEKGYPPSVREIAEAVGLASSSTVHGHLARLESKGYIRRDPTKPRAIEVLDLSDESHIPREEARYAPVIGKVTAGLPITAVENIEQFVPLPGSISGGTEENLFVLIIEGESMIEAGILDEDMVIVRQQSTAQNGDIVVAMTDEDEATVKRFFKEKDCIRLQPENATMDPLIYPNVTILGKVVGLYRNID